The following is a genomic window from Bacteroidia bacterium.
AGTTTACTGGTGGTCAGCAATTGCTGATGCACTTCCAGTCCGGATCTGAACCCGACAGTGGCATAGTCCTCGGGTGTCATTTCCTCGAACGGCTTGAATCTGAAATCGTACATTTGGAAATACAGAGCTGGTAAGAAAAAAACCGGAAGTCCCGGAGGTCGGTGGTATCACAGTAATTTAAGACTGTCGTGTACGGGAACCAAATCGAATAGCCCGATTCGGCCCCGCGCTTTTTTGGGCGTCTTGCGGAAATTCGGTAGAATGTCGGTGGAGAGTTGAAACTGAGGTTATCATGAAAACGCGAAAAACTATCAAGAGTCCTACCGCCTGGGAAGATCGTCTCGGGTATTCCCGTGCCGTTCGTGTCGGAAATATGGTGTTCGTTGCCGGAACAACAGCCGTGAACGAATACGGCGAGGTCGTCGGCCGTGCTGACTCCTACGAACAGGCACGCTACGCCTTCGAAAAAATCGAACGCGCGCTCAAGGAGGCCGGCGCCGAACTCAAACATGTCGTACGGACACGCATGTATTTGTCGGACATCCGCTGCTGGGAATCCGTCGGCAAAGCGCATGCAGAACTGTTCGCCGATATCCGGCCGGCCGCGACCATGGTGGAGGTCAACCACCTCATCCATCCGGATCTTATGGTCGAAATCGAAGTCGAAGCCGTTATCCCCTGACGAAGCCACGCTATTCCGAAGACGGGAACTCACGGAGTATGATCGAGATCAGAGGGCTGCGAAAAACCTTCGGAGACGGACAGCCCGTTCTTCAGGGAATCGATCTCACTATTCAGACCGGAGAAACCATCGCTATCGTCGGTCAAAGCGGTTGTGGAAAAAGTGTTCTCCTGAAACATATCATCGGCCTGTTGCAACCGGATGACGGGGAGGTGATCGTCGATGGCCACAATGTGCATACCCTCGACGAGGGAGCTCTCTACCAGCTCCGCGCCCGCTTCGGATTTCTCTTCCAGGGTGCGGCGCTATTTGATTCCATGACGGTGATGGAAAATGTTGCGCTCGGTCTTGTGGAAAATCGCCAGCTCGGGGAGAACGAAATCCGC
Proteins encoded in this region:
- a CDS encoding RidA family protein — protein: MKTRKTIKSPTAWEDRLGYSRAVRVGNMVFVAGTTAVNEYGEVVGRADSYEQARYAFEKIERALKEAGAELKHVVRTRMYLSDIRCWESVGKAHAELFADIRPAATMVEVNHLIHPDLMVEIEVEAVIP